The DNA sequence ATAAGAATGAAGATGTTTCAATTCTTGGTATTATGGATTGTGGTGGTTGTGAAGGCAATAAAACAAGGGCTATTTGCAGTCTCCTTCTCTTTAAAACTCAGCTTGCAACACTTAAAGAGAACATTGATGTCCTTCATATTGGCACATGTATGATGAAGTTCTCTCCAAAAAAAGATGATATTATTGCAGCAGTAAAAGAAAAGGCAAGGATAAAGGTCGTTGAAGGAACACATAAATATGCCCCACAAACAATTTTTGGTGAATAGGAGGTATAAAAATGAGATTAGCAATAGCAACTGAAGATGGAAATGTGGCTCAACATTTTGGCGGATGTCCAGGTTTTACAATTGTGGACATAGACAAAGAAGGTAAAGTTCTTAATAAAACTTTTATTGAAAATCCAGGGCATAAAGCCCATCAGCCAGGTGCTGTTCCTATGTTTTTAAGGAATCAGAATGTTGATTGTGTAATAGCCGGAGGCATGGGTCCAAATGCTGCGATGAATCTTCAGGCATCAGGGATAAAAGTGATAGTTGGTGTTACTGGGAGTATTGATGAAACAGTTGAGAAATTTTTAAAGGGTTCTTTAAAAGGTGGTGAAAGCCTTTGCAGTCATGGAGGCCACGGTCACGAAGGATATAGACACTAAGAAATTTGAAAGGAGAAGAAAATTAAGATGAAGATATGCGTTACATCGGTAAGTAAGGATTTGAGTTCAGATATTGACCCAAGATTTGGGCGTTGCAGTTATTTTATTTTTTAAATATGAAGCAACAGAAAACTCATGGAAAGAAGCAAGCGGAGACGCAGGAATTCAGGCAGCTCAGTTTGTAATTCAGAAAGGAGCTAAAAAAGTTTTTACAGGAAGAGTAGGAACAAATGCCGAACAGGTTTTAGGAAAAGCTGAAATTGAGATTGTTGAAGCAAAAGGCAAAGTTGATAATATAATTAAAAACGGTTAAATATATAGCCTTTATTGAAGATCTTAATTTTACATTTGTCATTCCGAGGGGTCTCAAATGATCCCGAGGAATCTGCTCCGAAAGGGTCATCCTGAGGACAGAGCCCGAATTTGATTGATGCTTAAAATAATAGGAGATAATGGAGTGAGAATTGAACCAGTGTGGAATTTAAACAGTTCTTCACAGTTATAATTCAAAAACTAAACCAAAAATTAAGGAGGCTGGTCAAAAATGCGCTGGTTTAAAATAAAACAGGGAGCAATTTTTTTATTCTTTTTTCTTCTTAACCAGCCAATTCTCCCACAAGAAGCTCAAAAAGAGAATGTCAAATTTCTTCTTGATACATGGAAATATAACTTTGGGTGGAAAACCCTCGGCGGGGGATATATAAGACATATCTTGCTTTTTACAAATTCCAGTATTATAGACATGGAAACAGATGAGATTTCAAATACCCCCAACTATTCAAGTGGGTCCCACTTTAATGTATTAAGCGAAATCAGTAATATCTCTTCAGAAAAAGAATTAATTATATTACCACCAGCATTGATGCTTAACGCCATTCTTAACGATCTCTTACCGTCCCCGGAAGAAAGAACGAATAAGGAGATAGAAAAAGTTATCAACTTAGCCTCAGAAGATCCAACTGTTGAAAATTTTACTAACGCTATTAAAATGATACTTAAGGGAAGCAAGGTAAAGCAAATTTGGAAATACAGGGAAATTGAAGATGTTGAGGTTAAAAGAAAAGACAAAGAAGTTCACCTTAAATTCAAGTTCAATAATAAAAAGCACGAATTTATCTCTAAATATGCGAATGTTGAAAATTCTGAAAAAATTGAAGCCATCCTTAAAAAACTGTTTGACATTGAAAAAGTAAGTAAAACAAACGAAGAAAGTTATCTGTCAGTTTATTCTCAAGAAAAATCAGTTTATACTCAAGAGGAAAGTGTGAATAAAAAAGAATATGCAAAATCAAGTCTCTATGTTGAAATTTTAGGACAGGGCTTATTTTTATCAGCAAATCATGATTATAGATTTCGCCCAAATTCAAGTTTAAGAGTTGGACTTGGATTGTTCCCAGCCATCTGGGTTTTAGTGCCAATATTTCCAGTTACAATAAACTATTTAACGGGTTTTGAAAGTTCTCACCATTTAGAATTTGGAGGAGGAGCAACTTTTGTTCTTATTTTTCCTCTTCCAACTTTAAACCTTGGCTATAGGTATCAACCTAAAAACGGTGGTTTTTTCTTCCGACTTGCATTTACGCCGATTTTTGATCCATACTCCAAAGATGGTCTAAGTTCTTATTTCTATGGACCCGATAAAAAGTCAGCACTTGTTCTAATAGGGGGAATTTCCATTGGATATACTTTCAGAAAGTAAATTAATTTTTTAATCTTTGAAGCTTCAAAATCATCGTATAGTTTGAAAGAATCGCAAGACCTTTTCGGTTTAATTTTAGAGAAAATTTAGGTTATGTGATTTCTTACACTAACAGCAACGATAGATTTTCAAAAAACTTTGGCGCTGGTTTTGTCCTCCTGGCATGATTATTATCTCTTAACATCACTTAAACTACCCCTAGCTCCATAAATACACCCTTCGTGACGCTTATGCCGAAAACAAACCATGAAAAGCTTGACTTTTTAATTTCAATTCATTATATTAGTTAGGAATCCTAATTAATTTTAAAAACAAAATTAAGGTGCTGTCATGATTAAAAAAGTAATTTTAACCGTCGGGCTTGTTTCCATAATCGCTTTATTTCTATTTGCTAATCTCCCCAGCCAATCAAAATCAACCGTTCCATATCCAGAGGGATACAGGGGCTGGGCTCATGTGAAGTCAATGTTAATTCTCCCCGGGCATCCGCTTTATGAAGCGTTTGGCGGGATTCATCATATTTACGCAAATGATAAAGCAATGCGTGGTTATAGAACAGGTAAATTCCCCGATGGCTCAGTTATAGTGTTTGATCTTCTTGATGCAAAACTTGAGAACAACACATATGTTGAGGGTGAAAGGAAAGTCGTCGGGGTGATGTATAAAGATTCAAAAAAATTTAAAGATACAGGTGGATGGGGATTTGAAGCTTTCAAAGGGAACACAAAAGAAAGAGTGGTTAAAAATCCCGAACAAGATTGTTTCTCGTGTCATGCGTCGCAAGAATCAGCGGATTTTGTTTTTAGTCAGTATAGAAAGTAAATTAGTGTAAAAAGGGCGGGGCTTCATGCCTTGCCCTTTCAAAAATTAACATCTTAAAAATTATGTCAGTTTTTGATCCAGTAGAGCAAAGTGAAAACATTGATTCAAAGATTATCGCGGGGCTTGAAAGAATCGCAAGGGTTTTCAGGTTTCTTCTGTGGGATGTTGCAAAAAACGAAAATTTAAGCCCAATTCAAATCCAATTTTTAATTTTTCTTCTTTTCAACAACCCTTCAAGAACTCGCATAACTGATATCGCAAATGAATTTAGCCTCACAAAGGCAACTGTAAGTGATGCAATTGCCTCACTTGAAGCGAAAAATCTCATCATAAAAGACAAAGATCCCGAAGATAGGCGAAATTACATCCTTCAACTTACACCAAAAGGTAAAAAACTCGCAAGGAAGCTTTCAATCTGGGCTGATGCTTTGAAAAATAACTTGAAAAAGTTCAATCAAAAAGATAAAGAGACGATACTTGAATTCATTTTAAAACTAATTGAATCCCTCTACGAAGCTGGGATAATTACAACTCAAAGGATGTGTTTTTCCTGCGCTTACTTTCAAAAGAATGTTTCACCTAAATCAGATGCCCCACATTACTGCAATCTTCTTAACAAACCGCTTTCCATCGTTGAACTTCGCCTTGATTGTGAGGATTACGAGCCAGCTGTAATGGAATAAAAAGATTTCTACAATTTTAGTTGAACTTTTCAAATTTTTGAGTTAACATTATTATGCGATCTTATAAAACAAAATTACAATTGAACATGAGGAAAATTAAATTTTCAGCCCTTGCTATTTTAATTTTAATCCTTGCCTTTCCAACGCTTGCACAGAAGAAATTAACACTTGAGGACATATTTAAAACAGCAAAGTTTAGGACAAACTTCTTGTCAAAACAATGGCTTCCTGCTGAAGATGCTTATACAACTCTTAAATACGACTCCCTTTCAAAGTCAATGGCAATTTATAGGTATGATTTAAGATCTGGGAAAGAGGAAAAAATTTTGGATTACGCAGAGCTTGACAAACAAATTGAGGGTTTCTCAAAAAATGTAAGCGCTTATTTCTTATCTCAAGATAAAAGATACATTCTTTTCACTGGGAGTTTGCCCGCAAGGAGGTTGAAAACTGGTGGCAATTTTTATCTCTATGATCTGACAACAAAAGTTTTAAAACAAATAACGAACACAGATGAACCACAGGCGATAATAAAATTTTCACCTGATAGCAGATTTATAAGCTTTGTGCGAAACAATAACATTTTTGTCTACGAGATTTCAAGCGAAAAATTCAAACAGCTCACTTTTGATGGTTCTGAAGTAATTTTAAATGGCATTTTTGATTGGGTTTATGAGGAAGAATTCAGCATAATTGACGGCTATGAATGGTCACCCGATGGAAGATATATTGCCTTCTGGAGACTTGATCAATCAAATGTCCCGGTTTTTAAACTTATTGATTATGAACCGACATATTTAAAGGTCATTGATCAGCGTTACCCATATGCAGGTTATCCAAATTCAACTGTTAAAATTGGGATCGTCAATGTTCAAACTGGCGAAGTAAAATATATTGATTTCGGGAATGAAGATATTTACATCCCAAGGATCAAATGGACGGAGAACCCCGATATATTATCCTATCAAAAACTTAACCGATTACAGAATAAACTTGAGCTCATACTTTATAACATCAAAACTGGGGAGCAAAGATTAATTTTAACTGAGGAGTCAAACACATGGATTGATGTTTATGATTATTTGACATTTTTCAAAGATGGTAGACATTTCCTTTGGGCGAGTGAAAGGGATGGGTGGCTTCACTTCTACCTTTACAGAATTGATGGTAAGCTTGTAAATCAAATCACAAAAGGAGAGTTTGAAATTGATCAACTTTGTTATGTTGACGAGAAAAACAGAAAAATTTACTACACATCAACAGAGGTCTCGCCACTGGAAAGACATTTATATGTAATTGATTTTAAGGGCACAAATAAGAAAAGGCTGACATCTGAACCAGGTTGGCATAATATTGATTTCTCTCCTTCCGGCAGATTTTACATTGATAACCACTCAACGATCACAAAACCACCTAAATGGAAACTCTATGACAATACGGGAAAACTCATCCGAACGCTTGTTGATAATCCCGATGATATTCTTGCTGGCTATGATAAAGGTGAGGTTACATTTGAAATTGTTGAAACAAGCGATGGCGTAAAACTTAACGCATGGATGATAAAACCAGCAAATTTTGATTCAACAAAAAAATATCCAGTTCTTTTCTATGTTTACGGCGGTCCCGGAAGCCAAACCGTTAGAAACGCCTATCTTGGTAATTACCCCTGGTATCAATATCTTGCCCAAAATGGATATATAATTTTCAGCGTTGATGGTCGTGGAACTGGAGCAAGGGGTAAGGCATTTAGAGATGTAGTTTATAAAAACCTCGGATATTACGAATCAAAAGATCAAGCGGAGTCAGCAATTTATCTTGTCAAGAGATATAAATTTGTGGATAGTTCAAGGATTGGGATATGGGGATGGAGTTATGGGGGTTATATGTCAAGTTTAACTCTTTTTAAGTTTGGAGATGTTTTTAAATTGGCTGTTGCCGTCGCACCTGTGACAACCTGGAGATTGTATGACACAATTTATACAGAAAGATACATGCAAACACCTGAACTTAACCCTGATGGTTATGAGCAAAGCTCCGTGTTAAAATATGTTGATGGCTTAAAAGGTAAATATCTTGTAATTCATGGAACAACCGATGACAATGTGCATTGGCAAAATACGATTCAACTTGTTGATAGACTTCAAAAGGCAGGCAAACAATTCAATATAATGTTTTACCCTAACAAAGATCACAGCATAGCTGGTAGAGATACAAGATATCATCTATTTACATTGATAACGAATTTCATTCTTGAAAATCTGTAATTTATTCCGACTTCATCGCTATTTGCTTTGTTGAAACAGCGTAGAAAAGGATGTTGGAGAAAAGTTGCAATTGTGGAGTGTTATCAATTGATGGATTGTCAAATTTGCTAAGCATTCGCATGTAACCTTTGTTTGAAAAAACGATGACCAATCTTTTTTGCCAAAAGAGACCTTCAAGATATGTATACTTTTCCTCTCTTTCAAGTTCTTTTGTTTCAACGATATCATCAGCTCCGAGAGGTAGTTCTTTTATCTTTGCCCAGATGGAATAAATAGGATGGGAAAGGAAAATTTTTTCAATATAGCTTCCGTCAAATCTTGTTTTTATTTTATCAAGCAAATCTCTTGCGCCGAGATTGAACTGGCTTGATCTTGAATGGCTAAGGTCATCAATTAAAATCACACCTCCATTTTTTATACATGATACGAAATTATCAATTGCAACTGGCGAAAATTGTGGTTTAACTACTCCGCCACTTATTACAACAAGTTCGGACTTAGCAACAGCTGGTGACTCAGCTCTTCCGCTTTCAAGAGAGATATTTAAACCTTCTTTTTTATTTAGAAATTCAGCAAGATTTTTTAATCCAAGTTCAACGATCTCTTCGCCATCGCCTCCATATTTAACTTGAAAAATTTTTATTTCTTTATTTTTCAGCGTTTTCAAATCAATGTTTTCACCACTAGCAGCGATAAGCTTTGTTGTCTCCTCAACCTTTCGGATCACCGGGATTCGTTTGAAATAGAAGTTGATGTCAATAAAATTGCTTGGAACATTGTTCTCATCATAGCCAATTATAAAATTTTTCAAAACAACCTTTACCCGTTCAACTCCTTCAGACAGCGGATCAAAAACTATCAGCCCTTCTCTGCTATCACCTTTATAAAGCGGGCGTCCATAAGTTAGCATTGTCCTTCTTGCTATTCCCATTCTTGCCTCAAAGACATCTTCATCAATCCCAGAAGAACCTTTCCTTGCACGATAATACTCCTCCAAACTATGAAATTTACTCGTCTTAGCATCAAGCCCGTATGCGATAAATCTATCTCCACGATCACTTAACAAAATTGCATTTTCAGGATCAAAGTTTATTTTCGGTGCTGTGTAGTTATAAATTGAAACTTTAAAAACTGTAAAACGATTCGGTGTATAACCAAGTTCAGGATCAACCCAATCACCATAGGTGTAGGGATTCGTTGAATAAATTCCACCTTTTGATTCCTCTGGAAACTCAAAATTGTTAAGTTGATAATCGCTCATATATTTAATTTCAACTTTAAAAGTTCCCTTATCAAAGACGATCGTCATTGAATCTTTCCCGATATAATAGCTTGTATCCCCGCTCATTTTCATCATCTCAATATCTGGAACAATTTCATATTCAACTTTTTGCGGTGGGAAGAAAAGGAAACGATAAACACTGTCACAACCGCTTAAGAGAAGAATCACGATAAATAGAAACAGGCTTTTTTTCATTTCTTTGGCAAATTTATTTTTCGCTGGAAAATTCAAATCTAAAGTCAACAGATTTTATTTTTTCGTTATTTTCATAAATTCCGATCTCAGGGATAATAAGCAAAAGCCATTTAACCTTTTCAACAGGTTTTTTGAAGACAATAAGACCTTTTCTAACAACGCCTGGATAAATTTTCTCGTCACGAAGTAAGATATCTCTCAAAAATTTTTTGTTAAGTTCCGCTCTCCTCTGCGTGCTTAAAAGATATCCAGCAAGAAATGGATCATAGATTGTATATGGATTTACATATCTCATTGGATATGGTAACGATTCAGTTTGAATTATGTCCTCAACCTCAAGAGCTCTAAACTGGTTTCTTTTATCATCAAGTAAAACACTTGCTGACGGCTTTATTTCTATTTTATCCTTTCGCAAATTTTCAACGGTGACATCAAAAATAAGGTAAGGGATTTTGCCAAAATCATCTTCAAAGGGGCTTGGGAGATTTTGAGGTGATATCGGGTTTCCAAAAACATCATAGTAATTCCCATATTCTTGAATGTGGATATATTCATTGTAAGCTGATAAAATTTCTGCGTTGTCATCCTGAGCATAATTTATGTATTCATCTTTTAAAATTTTTTCAAAATCTTTTTTCTCATATCTTTTGCCCGAACTTATTTTTCTTATTTCCGCTGGAGTTAGAAGTCTGACGCTTATTCTAACACTATCTTTTATAACAGTTGCAAGGGTTTCAGGTGCAACCAAAGTCGCTGTTGCAGGTTTACTTTGTTCTTCGTAATGATTCTCACTTAGGAAATAAGCACATCCCCAGAGTATAATAGCGAGGAATAAAAATTTAAACTTCATTTTTAAATCGCCTCCATTTAAAATAAGTTTGATAATTTACTGTTGCATTACAACTTTTTCTTTATTTTTTGCAACGATCCCGCCTGGTTGATTCATTGCAAAGATAAGTATATTCAAGCCCATCTGTAGTTGCCTTGAATTATCAAGTGGCGGTGTTGTATATGGCCAGTCGCCCCATGCTTGAGTATATCCACGATTTGACAATACAACCGCAAGTCGTCCGCCAAGCCAAATTCCCTCAAGATAGTTGTAAATCTCGCGTGCCGGTCTTCTTGAATCAACCCTTGCAAGATCATCTCCAGCTGGTGGACCATCAAAATCCTTCCAGATATGATAGATTGGGTGATTGTTGGGGATTCTTTCCCAGACGGCATCATAACCAAGGGCATCGTGAATTAGCTGTTTCACAGACCTTGTAAATGGACCATAAGCAGATGCAAGACCATCATCAATAAATAAAAATCCGCCCGACCGAAGGTATTTAGCGAGATTTTCCACTTCATTTTTCGTGTAGATTACCTCGCCATCATATCCCATCATTATGAGGATTGGCACATCCATGATATTTTTTGAATCAAGGCGAATTGAACCCACAAGATTAAGTTGAAGATTTGGCAAGACCTCCATAGCATATCTTTGAAGATTCTGTAAAGCAGCGGGTCTATAATTCCACATCGGTTCACCATTTGGGGCTGATTTACTACTTCTATACTCAACTTGATAAACATTCAAAAATCCCCTCCAATCTTCTTTGCTTCTCCCTCGTTCAAGCCATCCTTCAAATCTGTCCATAAAGTTTGTGTAACTTATCAATTCCTCCTGTAAACTTTTTATGGTTCTTCCTGCATGGCGTGTATCAGTTATATCATAATTTAAACTTGGTCCGATCAACATCGCTGGTGGCGAGTAAGTTCTCTCAACATATTCGCCCGGTCTTGCAAGCGAGGCGAGAGCTGTCCCGCCGTGAACAGCGGCGGTTGTCATTGACCTTGCGGACATCCGCGGTTTTTGAGGTGCTACAAACTTTTGAAGAACCCGTTCCACTATCGTCGGCATTTTCCTAAATTCAATGCTTTTTGTCAACCGCGGAGGTCTCTGGATGAATTTAACAGTTGTCGGCGGACGTTTGATTTCCTTCTTCTCTGGTAATTTTATATTCAAAATTACAGGGATACTGTGAATCAGAAACGCGATCAAAAGAAACTTTAACAACGCTCTCCTGTTCTCATAAATGAACTGAGCTATCCTATCGCTTAATTCAATCCCTGGTATTTTATAATTTCCTCTTTCCATCTTGAATCATTTAATCTGAATTTCTTCCTCTTCCTTTTCAGTAGCTATGGCAAGCTGATCAATGCCACATAGCTTTGCGATGTCCATAACTTTTACAACTATTCCATGCAATGTTTTCTTGTCTGCCTTGATTATCAAAACCTTGCTTCCGAATATCTCCTTATCTTTAAGCATCTCCTCCTGCAAGTTGTCAAATGTAACCCGTCTCCCATTTAAATCCATCTCACCATTTGATGAAATAACGATTGTTAAATCTTTCTCTGGTGGAGCATCAGATGAAGCTGCAGTTGGAAGATCAACCTTTAAACCACTTTGAACCGCAAAGACAGTTGTGACCATGAAAAATATCAAAAGTTGGAAAA is a window from the Candidatus Kryptobacter tengchongensis genome containing:
- a CDS encoding Predicted metal-binding protein, giving the protein MKKIAILACKMIREQNLCPADSKCLVALLGKDGAFERYKNEDVSILGIMDCGGCEGNKTRAICSLLLFKTQLATLKENIDVLHIGTCMMKFSPKKDDIIAAVKEKARIKVVEGTHKYAPQTIFGE
- a CDS encoding Predicted Fe-Mo cluster-binding protein, NifX family, which translates into the protein MRLAIATEDGNVAQHFGGCPGFTIVDIDKEGKVLNKTFIENPGHKAHQPGAVPMFLRNQNVDCVIAGGMGPNAAMNLQASGIKVIVGVTGSIDETVEKFLKGSLKGGESLCSHGGHGHEGYRH
- a CDS encoding Dinitrogenase iron-molybdenum cofactor, which produces MTQDLGVAVILFFKYEATENSWKEASGDAGIQAAQFVIQKGAKKVFTGRVGTNAEQVLGKAEIEIVEAKGKVDNIIKNG
- a CDS encoding Cytochrome P460; the encoded protein is MIKKVILTVGLVSIIALFLFANLPSQSKSTVPYPEGYRGWAHVKSMLILPGHPLYEAFGGIHHIYANDKAMRGYRTGKFPDGSVIVFDLLDAKLENNTYVEGERKVVGVMYKDSKKFKDTGGWGFEAFKGNTKERVVKNPEQDCFSCHASQESADFVFSQYRK
- a CDS encoding DNA-binding transcriptional regulator, MarR family, giving the protein MSVFDPVEQSENIDSKIIAGLERIARVFRFLLWDVAKNENLSPIQIQFLIFLLFNNPSRTRITDIANEFSLTKATVSDAIASLEAKNLIIKDKDPEDRRNYILQLTPKGKKLARKLSIWADALKNNLKKFNQKDKETILEFILKLIESLYEAGIITTQRMCFSCAYFQKNVSPKSDAPHYCNLLNKPLSIVELRLDCEDYEPAVME
- a CDS encoding dipeptidyl-peptidase-4 — its product is MRKIKFSALAILILILAFPTLAQKKLTLEDIFKTAKFRTNFLSKQWLPAEDAYTTLKYDSLSKSMAIYRYDLRSGKEEKILDYAELDKQIEGFSKNVSAYFLSQDKRYILFTGSLPARRLKTGGNFYLYDLTTKVLKQITNTDEPQAIIKFSPDSRFISFVRNNNIFVYEISSEKFKQLTFDGSEVILNGIFDWVYEEEFSIIDGYEWSPDGRYIAFWRLDQSNVPVFKLIDYEPTYLKVIDQRYPYAGYPNSTVKIGIVNVQTGEVKYIDFGNEDIYIPRIKWTENPDILSYQKLNRLQNKLELILYNIKTGEQRLILTEESNTWIDVYDYLTFFKDGRHFLWASERDGWLHFYLYRIDGKLVNQITKGEFEIDQLCYVDEKNRKIYYTSTEVSPLERHLYVIDFKGTNKKRLTSEPGWHNIDFSPSGRFYIDNHSTITKPPKWKLYDNTGKLIRTLVDNPDDILAGYDKGEVTFEIVETSDGVKLNAWMIKPANFDSTKKYPVLFYVYGGPGSQTVRNAYLGNYPWYQYLAQNGYIIFSVDGRGTGARGKAFRDVVYKNLGYYESKDQAESAIYLVKRYKFVDSSRIGIWGWSYGGYMSSLTLFKFGDVFKLAVAVAPVTTWRLYDTIYTERYMQTPELNPDGYEQSSVLKYVDGLKGKYLVIHGTTDDNVHWQNTIQLVDRLQKAGKQFNIMFYPNKDHSIAGRDTRYHLFTLITNFILENL
- a CDS encoding biopolymer transport protein ExbD, with protein sequence MKKKGKNNEYSVDINLTPMIDCVFQLLIFFMVTTVFAVQSGLKVDLPTAASSDAPPEKDLTIVISSNGEMDLNGRRVTFDNLQEEMLKDKEIFGSKVLIIKADKKTLHGIVVKVMDIAKLCGIDQLAIATEKEEEEIQIK